TTTTGTGTCTTAGGATGATGAGGTATTCACTTTTAGCTTTAACTTAATCACCTCTGCGAGTGGAGTGGAAATGACCTACACTGTGACTGcaacctgctctctccctctaccctggtCACCCAGAGAAGTCAGCTGTGAGGAGAACTATATGGAGGTACTGATGCATGGATCTAGAATGTGTATCCAGGGATCTTTGGGGTGGAGGTGGGCTTGTGTATTCTTATAGGAGAGTGATCTGTTATGTTACCCTGTAGGTGTCAATAAGGAGTGACGTGTCCTGTCTATATGGTACAACAACGGATGCCTGGACTGCTGCCCTTGCTACAGTAAGCTTAAGGCTATTTGGCAAATTCTCAATTAGATGAGCTCCACCAGTTTGTCCCCATACCACCATGCATGCCCTGTGTCTTGTTCCCCATCAGGCCCACAGCTCTGCCACGTCTACCTGGCAGGTGATGTTCCAGCAGGAGGGGCAGCAGCTGATTCCCATGTCCTTCTCAGAGGCTCGGGAGCTGGGCTACGTGTTCCACCTCACCCAGGGCAGGCTGGTGTTCCGCTCGCCCTACACACCACGGTCTGTCATGGGGTCTGTCTCCACGGTGAGGATTTAAATGTCCTGTTCAATGGCTTCCTTTATCTTGGGTGTGTCTTCAGGCTTGCTTAATTTGACATTAACTACCTAGACTGGTGGCTGTATTCCGAGGGTCTTATATTGCCTCAAGTTTCAAACAGGGTTATGCTGGATGGGAAGCAAGCCACTTATTTAGACTACTGAAATGCCCCCTCTCGTACTGTTGGCAAGGACACTTCATCCATTCTTTAATTCCAGGTGAATGGCTCATTAGTGGAGGTGGTCCATCCCATACTGTTCTCCAGGCAGAGATGGGTGGTCATGATGGTGGACTGGATTGTTGCGTGCAGCACTAGTAAGTTCCAGGGAAATATCAGCCCCCACATAATCAAGGCTCAGACCTGAAGGGACTGGATAGTCTTAAGCAATAGTGATAGCTCAGTTAAGCAAATACTACTTTCACCTATGAAGTTACTTCAGATCAGTCATGTTTTGATCACACAGTTGGAGAGGAAGCGTTGCTCATTGGGTCGTTACACTTGTAATATCTTTCCAGATGAAGGGATGTACGATGGGGTGCAGCTGGTCTGGCAGACCCCCACTCTGTTGTCCCCGCTTGGCTCTGGCCTCTCTGGGTTGGAGAGCAGCAAGATCACAATGGGGGTGGATGGTCAGCTCCTGGATGACTCCATCACAGCAGAGCGAGGCTACAGCCTGGACATCAGTGACACCACCGTCCAGATCAGCATCCCCTTCAACGCTGCTGGAGGATACAGAAAAGTCAGTAGCATACTAGGCCCACATCTGACCACTAACATGCAGAAGTTCACCTTGTATTCTGATGCAGGGAAGCTGCAAATGGCTTCAGTCCCGCATGTCCTCTGTACACCTTGAATATTCTACTTTGTAGCATATAACCTAATGGCAGATGCTTCATAACGGTTTCAACTCTTCcagagctttgtgatggacaACATGTACCATGAGTTCTATGTGATCCGTCTCTACTATGAACAAATCTTTCTTGATGACTGTGGTGTGGAGACCAGACTCCGCCTCCACAGGCCCATGAACACATCACTTCTGATCCAGCACCTCTCCATCATTAACCGTAAGGAGTTCTACTAGCCAATCCGAAGTGGCTCTTCAGCTCCATGGTCATGGTTGCTAATGACCCTGTCCTTCTCCCACCACAGAAACAGTCCTTGAGGATCGTGTGTTTACTGTGTACCTGGGGAACCTCTCCTACGATGTTGACCTGGTGGCTGTGAAGCTCAATGGCCACAACTTCACCATACTAGAGGCGAATAAAAGTGGCCTCGTCATAACCATGGTCCCCCAGCCCGATAGTACCCTACATGCCTATATTctcagggtgccatttgaggatGCTGTTGTTCACAAGCTGGTAAAGAACAATTTATTTACTCTTTAATGAACTACTGTGGTTTTTCTCAGCATTTCCTCATGACTTCTCATTGGAGGAGATCCAAGCTTTCTCCCGTCAAACTTTGTCCAATGGGTTTTGGGGACCTGAGATTCACTGCTAGTATGTTGATGTAAGATTTTGTTTCTCAATGAGTGTTCATATCCATAGTACTCTACAGAGGGGCTTCTTCAGTTCTCATTGGACATCAACTACACTTTGGTCATCCTGCCTCAAGAGGAGCCCTACTACTACCTGGCCTCAGTTGTGGCTCAGTTCAATGACATCTGTAAGTTGATTTGAACTTTATTAAGAGACCTTAACTGGAAGTGATATTTCTCAGGATTGTCTTCCTAGCCTTCTGGTTAGTGTTTACCCCTGATGTCATCTTGGCACTGTTGGGCTATTCTCTTACCAGTTCCTCCGGTCTTCAACGGTGTCTGCAATGAGAAAAGCATCAGTTTCCAGATGGACCataagccatttgattacctgtggGAGGTGGGTGTTGGCCGTTACCTTCTGACCCCAAATCTGGCAGCCAAGTGGGGCTACATCATGCAGAATGA
The DNA window shown above is from Salmo trutta chromosome 8, fSalTru1.1, whole genome shotgun sequence and carries:
- the LOC115198302 gene encoding uncharacterized protein LOC115198302, whose product is MTYTVTATCSLPLPWSPREVSCEENYMEVSIRSDVSCLYGTTTDAWTAALATAHSSATSTWQVMFQQEGQQLIPMSFSEARELGYVFHLTQGRLVFRSPYTPRSVMGSVSTVNGSLVEVVHPILFSRQRWVVMMVDWIVACSTNEGMYDGVQLVWQTPTLLSPLGSGLSGLESSKITMGVDGQLLDDSITAERGYSLDISDTTVQISIPFNAAGGYRKSFVMDNMYHEFYVIRLYYEQIFLDDCGVETRLRLHRPMNTSLLIQHLSIINQTVLEDRVFTVYLGNLSYDVDLVAVKLNGHNFTILEANKSGLVITMVPQPDSTLHAYILRVPFEDAVVHKLYSTEGLLQFSLDINYTLVILPQEEPYYYLASVVAQFNDIFPPVFNGVCNEKSISFQMDHKPFDYLWEVGVGRYLLTPNLAAKWGYIMQNDSKSLTLEVPLFSVGYTYKDINLRQFYGSFEIHSRLPKTLEVKSSLAKACLFQTTEVIVCSTEGVVTVVTDVTLAIPGAEPNRTFLLDSTCRPQETDDTKVLFSFGLHTCGTRVQVDHQHVTYENEINVEHTIQSLKEPVKTRDTASVVTVRCVYPLSDLYKLFAYWRFEADSPGVGTILTRVPVKTFQPTFPPTTLTTTRRPLTSTTTSNTGLSPGREMPGIHPRAKYVKVFNRN